A genomic segment from Nitrospira sp. encodes:
- a CDS encoding Hydrolase, alpha/beta fold family, with the protein MRLPAWFVRLTTVSPDYVVACCLASILMTGCAATPEMPPWFDAILRFPVKTASVNGHRLAYLDHGQGPPLILIHGYGGSMWQWEYQQLPLSAAYRVITPDLIGSGLSDKPDIDYRPEELIESVRGLMEALDLPTATLVGNSMGGGVAIGMALTHPELVDRLVLIDGLPDHIRERLVSPLMRRAIDTHVPVWLARVGSWLFGNRTMETVLREIVYDQTLLTPAVLDRSNRNRRRADMIAPLLSIRDSLPRWEQDYATRLKEIRHPTLILWGEHDRLFPPQVGRDLQSAIPQSRLIVIPRAGHIPQWEQPQVVNRHLIDFLQP; encoded by the coding sequence GTGCGGCTTCCGGCCTGGTTCGTCCGGTTGACGACCGTTTCGCCTGATTACGTGGTTGCCTGCTGTCTCGCGAGTATCCTCATGACCGGCTGTGCAGCCACTCCGGAGATGCCTCCCTGGTTCGACGCGATCCTGCGATTTCCCGTCAAGACCGCCTCCGTCAACGGTCACCGTCTCGCCTATCTCGACCACGGCCAAGGCCCGCCGCTCATCCTGATCCATGGCTACGGCGGATCGATGTGGCAATGGGAATATCAGCAACTACCCCTCTCCGCGGCCTACCGTGTCATTACACCCGATCTGATCGGATCGGGGCTCTCGGATAAGCCGGACATCGACTATCGACCGGAGGAACTGATCGAATCCGTACGCGGGCTCATGGAGGCACTCGACCTCCCGACCGCCACGCTGGTCGGCAATTCCATGGGAGGTGGCGTGGCGATTGGCATGGCCTTGACCCACCCGGAGTTGGTCGATCGGCTGGTCTTGATCGACGGCTTGCCCGACCATATACGAGAACGCCTGGTCAGTCCGCTGATGCGACGCGCGATCGATACGCATGTGCCTGTCTGGCTGGCTCGAGTCGGCTCCTGGCTGTTCGGCAACCGCACGATGGAAACTGTGTTGCGCGAAATCGTCTACGATCAGACCCTGTTGACACCGGCGGTTCTCGACCGCTCCAACCGGAATCGACGGCGGGCCGACATGATCGCGCCGCTCCTGTCGATTCGGGACAGCCTGCCCCGCTGGGAACAAGACTATGCCACCAGGCTCAAGGAGATCCGACATCCCACGTTGATTCTCTGGGGCGAACATGACCGGCTCTTCCCACCCCAGGTCGGTCGCGACCTCCAGTCCGCCATTCCACAATCCCGACTGATCGTGATTCCCCGCGCGGGTCACATCCCTCAGTGGGAACAACCGCAGGTGGTCAACCGGCATCTCATCGACTTTCTACAACCTTGA
- a CDS encoding Pyruvate carboxylase subunit B (biotin-containing), with product MATKKPKKVTPKKTQSKKAPASGSRAAARPVAKTRPATSELYLKPAPGKKLLLTEVALRDGHQCLLATRMRTEDMLPIAQKLDSVGFWSLEVWGGATFDTCLRFLREDPWERLRALRQAMPNTKLQMLLRGQNLVGYRHYADDVLDKFVERSAANGIDVFRIFDALNDVRNLERAIREVKACEKHVEAAISYTTSPVHHLDGFVKMGKRLEDLGADTICIKDMAGLLAPMDAYLLVKKLKTAVRVPIHLHSHYTSGMGTMSALMAVLGGVDMLDTSISPLAGGASHPPTESIISALRETPYDTQLDLRDLQPIAEHFRNVRRKYRQFESDFTGVDAEILTSQIPGGMLSNLAAQLAEQNALDRMKEVMDEIPRVRKDLGYPPLVTPTSQIVGTQATLNVLTGEQGERYKVITTETKNYFLGLYGRAPGPVDKEIMARAIGDEEPVKGRPADRLEPEFDKLRADMPETATTPEDQLSFALFPAIARDFFEARERGELRPEPLEPSEAKGPAVAHELHLAPAEFNISVHGETYHVVVSGSGRKTDGRKPYYIRVNDRLQEVSLEPLQEVLAGVPEAPETGSTAKPKRPRPTKPGDVAPPMPGRVVKVLVTEGSQVKTGEPLLIIEAMKMESQVPAPLDGRVVAILVAEGDNVKTDETVLQME from the coding sequence ATGGCAACGAAGAAGCCGAAGAAAGTCACTCCCAAGAAAACGCAATCCAAGAAAGCCCCCGCGTCCGGTTCACGAGCGGCCGCGCGTCCCGTGGCAAAGACACGGCCGGCCACGTCCGAGCTGTACCTGAAACCGGCGCCGGGCAAGAAACTCCTGCTGACGGAAGTGGCCTTACGCGATGGGCATCAATGCCTCCTCGCGACCCGCATGCGCACCGAGGACATGCTGCCGATTGCGCAGAAGCTCGACAGCGTCGGCTTTTGGTCGCTGGAAGTCTGGGGGGGCGCCACCTTCGACACCTGCCTCCGCTTCTTGAGAGAAGATCCCTGGGAGCGACTCCGCGCCCTGCGTCAAGCCATGCCGAATACGAAGCTCCAGATGCTGTTGCGCGGTCAAAATCTCGTCGGCTACCGACATTACGCGGACGACGTGCTGGACAAGTTCGTCGAACGATCGGCGGCCAACGGAATCGATGTCTTTCGCATTTTCGACGCACTCAACGACGTGCGCAACCTGGAGCGCGCCATCCGGGAGGTGAAGGCCTGCGAGAAACATGTGGAGGCTGCCATCTCCTACACCACCAGCCCTGTCCACCATCTCGATGGGTTCGTCAAGATGGGGAAACGGCTGGAGGATCTCGGCGCCGACACCATCTGCATCAAGGATATGGCCGGCCTCCTGGCTCCGATGGACGCCTACCTCCTGGTCAAGAAGTTGAAAACGGCGGTCCGCGTGCCGATCCATCTCCATTCGCATTACACGTCCGGCATGGGAACGATGTCCGCACTGATGGCGGTCCTGGGCGGCGTCGATATGCTCGATACCTCCATCTCGCCGCTCGCGGGCGGTGCCTCGCATCCGCCGACGGAGTCGATCATTTCGGCGCTCCGGGAGACCCCGTACGACACGCAACTCGACCTGCGCGACCTGCAACCCATCGCCGAACACTTTCGCAACGTTCGACGGAAATACCGGCAGTTCGAAAGCGACTTCACCGGCGTGGATGCGGAAATCCTCACGTCGCAGATTCCCGGCGGCATGTTGTCGAACCTGGCGGCTCAGTTGGCCGAGCAGAATGCACTCGACCGCATGAAAGAGGTGATGGACGAAATTCCCCGCGTTCGCAAAGACCTGGGATACCCTCCGCTGGTCACGCCGACCAGCCAAATCGTCGGCACCCAAGCAACGCTCAACGTGCTGACCGGCGAGCAAGGCGAGCGCTACAAAGTCATTACCACTGAAACGAAAAACTATTTCCTGGGCCTCTACGGTCGCGCGCCGGGTCCCGTGGACAAAGAAATCATGGCGCGGGCCATCGGCGACGAGGAACCGGTGAAGGGCAGGCCGGCCGACCGGTTGGAGCCGGAATTCGACAAGCTCAGGGCAGACATGCCGGAAACGGCGACCACGCCGGAGGACCAGCTCTCGTTCGCTCTGTTCCCGGCGATCGCCAGGGATTTCTTCGAGGCGCGGGAACGTGGCGAACTACGACCGGAACCGCTGGAGCCCTCCGAGGCCAAAGGTCCCGCCGTTGCACACGAGCTGCACCTGGCCCCGGCGGAATTCAACATCTCGGTCCACGGCGAAACCTACCATGTCGTCGTTTCCGGCTCCGGTCGGAAGACCGATGGCCGCAAGCCCTACTACATCCGCGTCAACGACCGACTGCAGGAAGTCTCGCTGGAACCATTGCAGGAAGTCCTCGCGGGCGTGCCCGAAGCACCCGAAACCGGCAGCACGGCCAAACCCAAGCGACCACGCCCCACCAAACCGGGCGACGTAGCGCCTCCCATGCCGGGCCGTGTCGTGAAGGTGCTGGTGACGGAGGGCAGCCAGGTCAAGACGGGCGAGCCGCTCTTGATCATCGAAGCGATGAAAATGGAGAGCCAGGTCCCGGCTCCCCTGGACGGGCGGGTGGTCGCCATTCTCGTCGCCGAGGGAGACAACGTCAAGACCGACGAAACCGTCCTTCAGATGGAGTAG
- a CDS encoding Biotin carboxylase of acetyl-CoA carboxylase, with the protein MFRKILVANRGEIAMRIIRGCRELNIATAAIYSDADSSGIYVKKADESYLVGPGPVKGFLDMKQIVEIAKRIGADAIHPGYGFLSENAKFAQLCEASGITFIGPSPQAILLMGSKVKAREIAKQAGVPIVPGTEGGVTTVEEALAFAHGIDYPVMIKASAGGGGRGLRVVRSDQELRDNMEVASREAQAAFGDGSVFIEKFIERPHHIEFQILADKHGNTIHLGERDCSIQRRHQKLIEIAPSLVLTSKLRAQMGEAAIAIAKAVHYDNAGTVEFLLDHEGRFYFIEMNPRLQVEHTVTEQITAIDIVRNQISIAAGKPLEIRQKDVTLQGHAIQCRINAEDPRNNFMPCTGTVTAYLSPGGIGVRIDGAVYKDYTIPPYYDALLAKLTVRGRTWEETVSRMRRSLEEYVLRGVKTTIPFMKNIMMEQDFQAGRFDTSYLDSHPDLYQYEESEEPEDLVLAISAAIAAYEGL; encoded by the coding sequence ATGTTCCGGAAGATCCTCGTTGCCAATCGTGGCGAAATCGCCATGCGCATCATTCGCGGGTGTCGCGAACTCAATATCGCGACGGCGGCGATCTATTCCGACGCGGATTCCTCCGGCATCTACGTCAAGAAAGCCGACGAGTCCTACCTCGTAGGCCCCGGGCCCGTCAAAGGTTTCCTCGACATGAAGCAGATCGTGGAGATCGCCAAGCGGATCGGCGCCGATGCGATCCATCCTGGATACGGGTTCCTCTCGGAAAACGCCAAATTCGCCCAGCTCTGCGAGGCGTCCGGCATTACGTTCATCGGGCCCTCTCCGCAGGCCATTCTCCTCATGGGCAGCAAGGTCAAGGCGCGGGAGATCGCCAAACAGGCGGGCGTCCCGATCGTCCCCGGCACCGAAGGCGGCGTGACGACCGTCGAGGAAGCCCTCGCCTTCGCCCACGGTATCGACTACCCGGTCATGATCAAGGCCAGCGCCGGAGGCGGCGGACGCGGGCTCCGGGTGGTACGATCGGATCAGGAGCTGCGCGACAACATGGAGGTCGCCTCACGGGAAGCACAGGCGGCCTTCGGCGACGGTAGCGTCTTCATCGAGAAGTTCATCGAACGCCCGCACCATATCGAGTTTCAAATTCTGGCCGACAAGCATGGCAACACCATCCATCTGGGCGAGCGGGACTGTTCCATCCAGCGGCGGCACCAGAAACTGATCGAAATCGCCCCCTCGCTGGTGCTGACGTCGAAACTCCGCGCCCAGATGGGCGAAGCCGCCATCGCCATCGCCAAGGCGGTGCACTACGACAATGCCGGCACGGTCGAGTTTCTGCTGGACCACGAAGGCCGGTTCTACTTCATCGAAATGAACCCGCGGCTCCAGGTCGAACATACGGTCACGGAGCAGATCACGGCCATCGACATCGTCCGCAATCAAATCTCCATCGCCGCCGGCAAGCCGCTGGAGATCCGCCAGAAGGATGTGACACTGCAGGGCCATGCGATCCAATGCCGCATCAACGCCGAGGACCCGCGTAACAACTTCATGCCCTGCACCGGTACGGTAACGGCCTACCTCTCGCCCGGCGGCATCGGCGTCCGCATCGACGGGGCGGTCTATAAGGACTACACCATCCCGCCTTACTACGACGCGCTGTTGGCGAAGCTCACCGTCCGAGGACGGACGTGGGAAGAAACCGTCAGCCGCATGCGTCGCTCGCTGGAAGAGTATGTCCTGCGCGGGGTGAAGACGACCATTCCCTTCATGAAGAACATAATGATGGAACAGGATTTTCAGGCCGGCCGATTCGATACGTCCTACCTGGACAGTCACCCGGACCTATATCAATACGAAGAATCCGAGGAGCCCGAGGACTTGGTGCTGGCGATCTCCGCTGCGATCGCCGCCTACGAAGGGCTCTAG